The Tripterygium wilfordii isolate XIE 37 chromosome 4, ASM1340144v1, whole genome shotgun sequence genome has a window encoding:
- the LOC119997171 gene encoding uncharacterized protein LOC119997171: MDLIIQRNFQMTIQRPRYLPLSVIFALAGPTLFVPYNFRIQSSDSLIMASSYFLRPLQTLFSPSSTHALLFLHHPHYFPYPSSLKPITHKKLLMSKSLTVPFALTESDSPKYLDPYPQSLLQELSDSFNLPEDYFAKLPRDLRLDLNDAAFDLSNGAIIDECGRELGETLLNLSRAWELADTSTSYALTRKFPMLESSLSGNAKSAFGRRLVSAGRRFKSMGQYGQGELQKIADVMIKTGNLLSASSTPTTTYEQPKEETRVLKFGDLQVEVTPQRANIGAIIGIVFGILSWELAQGIQGIPESSLEYANDNALLLAKSLRGTLLALCYSSALLSAFTALSLFVLATQLKTKEK; the protein is encoded by the exons ATGGATTTGATAATCCAACGGAATTTCCAGATGACAATCCAACGGCCGAGATATCTTCCTTTATCTGTAATCTTTGCCCTTGCGGGGCCAACTCTTTTTGTACCATATAATTTTAGAATACAATCATCGGACTCGTTAATAATGGCTTCATCATATTTTCTTCGCCCTCTTCAAACTCTCTTCAGTCCCTCTTCCACTCACGCCCTTCTCTTTCTCCACCATCCCCACTATTTCCCATACCCATCTTCCCTCAAACCCATCACCCACAAGAAGCTTCTCATGTCAAAATCTCTCACGGTCCCATTTGCTCTCACAGAATCTGATTCTCCCAAATACCTTGACCCCTATCCTCAATCCCTCCTTCAAGAACTCTCT GACAGTTTCAATCTCCCAGAAGATTACTTTGCAAAGCTACCGCGGGACTTGCGCTTGGAT TTAAATGATGCTGCTTTTGATCTTTCCAATGGAGCTATTATTGATGAG TGTGGTCGAGAGTTGGGGGAGACGTTATTAAATCTTTCTCGAGCGTGGGAATTAGCTGACACATCAACTTCCTATGCTTTGACACGCAAGTTTCCTATGTTGGAGAGCTCTTTAAGTGGCAATGCCAAATCAG CATTTGGTAGACGGTTGGTTTCTGCTGGAAGAAGATTTAAGTCAATGGGACAGTATGGCCAAGGTGAACTACAAAAG ATAGCAGATGTGATGATTAAAACTGGGAACCTTCTTTCTGCAAGTTCAACACCTACAACGACATATGAACAACCAAAGGAAGAAACTAGAGTACTGAAG TTCGGAGATCTTCAGGTGGAAGTAACTCCGCAAAGAGCGAACATCGGGGCCATAATTGGAATCGTTTTTGG GATTCTGTCATGGGAACTAGCACAGGGCATCCAAGGCATTCCGGAGAGCTCATTAGAATACGCGAATGATAATGCTTTGCTGCTGGCTAAG TCTTTAAGGGGAACTTTACTTGCTCTTTGCTACTCCTCGGCATTGTTGTCTGCTTTCACTGCTCTCAGTCTCTTCGTACTTGCAACGCAACTTAAGACAAAGGAAAAATGA